A stretch of Anaeromyxobacter dehalogenans 2CP-1 DNA encodes these proteins:
- a CDS encoding HAD family hydrolase — protein sequence MRRAAVILWDVDGTLISCGGAGRRALERALAERCGPIDGALGGLRLDGMTDRLIVREALALLAHPYSDDACEGVLARYLEHLAVEIRNPGYQVLPGVEAALRSLHGRVPQGLCTGNVAAGARVKLAHGGLDAWFDWGPDAICGFAADGEAREHVVAAAVRRASARLGRTLDPAEALVVGDTPRDVAAAHLVGCPVLAVATGRYSAAELAASGADQVIASLEDTAALRAVAG from the coding sequence GTGAGGCGCGCCGCGGTCATCCTGTGGGACGTGGACGGGACGCTCATCTCGTGCGGGGGCGCCGGCCGGCGCGCGCTGGAGCGCGCGCTCGCGGAGCGCTGCGGCCCGATCGATGGCGCGCTGGGCGGCCTGCGGCTCGACGGCATGACCGATCGGCTGATCGTCCGCGAGGCGCTCGCGCTCCTCGCGCACCCGTACAGCGACGACGCCTGCGAGGGGGTGCTCGCGCGCTACCTCGAGCACCTCGCGGTGGAGATCCGCAACCCGGGGTACCAGGTGCTCCCCGGGGTGGAGGCGGCGCTCCGGTCGCTGCACGGGCGCGTGCCGCAGGGCCTCTGCACGGGGAACGTGGCGGCGGGGGCGCGGGTGAAGCTCGCCCACGGCGGCCTCGACGCCTGGTTCGACTGGGGCCCGGACGCGATCTGCGGGTTCGCGGCCGACGGCGAGGCGCGGGAGCACGTGGTCGCGGCAGCGGTGCGGCGGGCGTCGGCCCGGCTCGGGCGCACGCTCGACCCCGCCGAGGCGCTGGTGGTGGGGGACACGCCCCGCGACGTGGCCGCGGCCCACCTGGTGGGATGCCCGGTGCTGGCGGTCGCGACCGGCCGCTACTCGGCCGCCGAGCTCGCCGCGAGCGGCGCCGACCAGGTGATCGCGTCGCTCGAGGACACGGCCGCGCTCCGTGCAGTGGCCGGCTGA
- the ftsY gene encoding signal recognition particle-docking protein FtsY: MIPLALTANDAAAVAIVVAVLLLVVLAALRLARKRRAAPGAPPRAAPPAAPPAERLARGATEEEAAAALRRAGREAPRPVAPPPPPPAAGPAAPPEDREALEARRKEEYRRKKEAERLEKERRAEERAEEARRAREEAERQAREAEEARRRAEEEARRRAEAEAGKTLAAGLEKTRGGFMARLNALFAGGKVVDDSVLADLEEVLFTADIGVKTATRLLESAREKVRRKELSDPERLKAALREEIARILDLAGTGGAAAPLAVGEARPWVVMVVGVNGSGKTTTVGKLAAKLQGAGHKVLLGAGDTFRAAAGEQLEVWAERVSAPVVRGKEGADPAAVCFEAVQRGAQEGVDVVLCDTAGRLHTKMPLMEELKKVQRVIGKAAAGAPHEVLLVLDATNGQNAIAQARQFHEALGVTGIALTKLDGTAKGGVIIGICDELRIPVRYVGVGERVADLKPFSPREFVEALFE, from the coding sequence GTGATCCCGCTCGCACTCACCGCGAACGACGCCGCCGCCGTCGCGATCGTCGTCGCCGTGCTCCTCCTCGTGGTGCTGGCCGCGCTGCGGCTCGCCCGGAAGCGGCGCGCCGCGCCCGGGGCGCCGCCGCGCGCGGCCCCGCCCGCCGCCCCGCCGGCCGAGCGGCTCGCCCGCGGCGCCACCGAGGAGGAGGCCGCCGCGGCGCTCCGCCGGGCCGGCCGCGAGGCCCCGCGACCCGTCGCGCCGCCGCCCCCGCCGCCCGCCGCCGGGCCCGCGGCGCCGCCCGAGGATCGCGAGGCGCTGGAGGCCCGCCGCAAGGAGGAGTACCGCCGCAAGAAGGAGGCGGAGCGCCTCGAGAAGGAGCGCCGGGCCGAGGAGCGCGCCGAGGAGGCGCGGCGCGCGCGCGAGGAGGCGGAGCGGCAGGCGCGCGAGGCCGAGGAGGCGAGGCGCCGGGCGGAGGAGGAGGCGCGGCGGCGCGCCGAGGCCGAGGCGGGCAAGACCCTGGCGGCGGGCCTGGAGAAGACCCGCGGCGGCTTCATGGCGCGCCTGAACGCGCTGTTCGCCGGCGGCAAGGTGGTGGACGACTCGGTCCTCGCCGACCTCGAGGAGGTGCTGTTCACGGCGGACATCGGCGTGAAGACCGCCACGCGGCTGCTCGAGTCCGCCCGCGAGAAGGTCCGCCGCAAGGAGCTGTCGGATCCCGAGCGGCTGAAGGCGGCGCTGCGCGAGGAGATCGCGCGCATCCTCGACCTGGCCGGCACCGGCGGCGCGGCCGCGCCGCTCGCGGTGGGCGAGGCGCGCCCGTGGGTGGTGATGGTGGTGGGCGTGAACGGGTCGGGCAAGACGACCACGGTGGGCAAGCTCGCCGCGAAGCTGCAGGGCGCGGGGCACAAGGTGCTCCTCGGGGCCGGCGACACGTTCCGCGCCGCCGCGGGCGAGCAGCTCGAGGTCTGGGCCGAGCGCGTCTCGGCGCCCGTCGTCCGCGGCAAGGAGGGCGCGGATCCGGCCGCGGTCTGCTTCGAGGCGGTGCAGCGCGGCGCGCAGGAGGGCGTGGACGTGGTGCTCTGCGACACCGCCGGGCGCCTCCACACCAAGATGCCGCTCATGGAGGAGCTGAAGAAGGTGCAGCGGGTGATCGGCAAGGCCGCCGCCGGCGCGCCGCACGAGGTGCTGCTCGTGCTCGACGCCACCAACGGCCAGAACGCCATCGCCCAGGCGCGCCAGTTCCACGAGGCGCTGGGCGTGACCGGCATCGCGCTCACCAAGCTCGACGGCACCGCCAAGGGCGGGGTGATCATCGGGATCTGCGACGAGCTGCGGATCCCGGTACGCTACGTGGGCGTGGGCGAGCGCGTCGCCGACCTGAAGCCGTTCTCGCCGCGCGAGTTCGTGGAGGCGCTGTTCGAGTGA